One region of Verrucomicrobiia bacterium genomic DNA includes:
- a CDS encoding HAD-IB family hydrolase — translation MGKACAIFDVDRTILAKTSTERLFFRYLFTRGELHVSGFFFFLYQFLSHLRRPEWRVIKSNKGYLKGLNVKHLEAGVPVFFDRIIRPRLVPETVARVKKHLQNGEEVFLLSGMPEFLLAHYAKELGVTHFWGTKVAAKDGVFTGHFEGQFPFGDAKAEILKKIAAEQKWDLARSFAYADHHTDVHFLELVGHPVAANPDEELRKIARERGWEIIN, via the coding sequence ATGGGGAAAGCCTGTGCCATTTTTGACGTGGACCGGACGATTTTGGCCAAGACCTCCACGGAGCGGCTTTTTTTCCGCTACCTTTTCACCCGCGGGGAGCTGCATGTGTCCGGGTTTTTCTTTTTTCTCTATCAGTTTCTTTCGCACCTGCGGCGGCCGGAGTGGCGGGTTATCAAGTCCAACAAGGGGTATCTAAAGGGGTTGAACGTGAAACATCTGGAAGCGGGGGTGCCGGTGTTTTTCGACCGAATCATCCGTCCCCGGCTCGTGCCGGAGACCGTGGCGCGGGTGAAAAAGCATCTGCAGAACGGGGAGGAGGTTTTTTTGCTCTCCGGGATGCCGGAGTTTTTGCTGGCGCATTATGCGAAAGAATTGGGCGTCACCCACTTTTGGGGGACCAAGGTGGCGGCGAAGGATGGGGTTTTTACCGGGCACTTTGAAGGGCAGTTTCCCTTTGGGGATGCCAAGGCGGAAATACTAAAAAAAATTGCCGCCGAGCAAAAGTGGGATTTGGCCCGTTCGTTTGCCTATGCGGATCATCATACGGACGTGCATTTTTTGGAGCTGGTCGGGCATCCGGTGGCGGCCAATCCGGATGAAGAGTTGAGAAAAATCGCCCGTGAGCGGGGCTGGGAGATTATAAACTGA
- a CDS encoding helix-turn-helix transcriptional regulator: protein MKQRGFGEYVKKKRIKLGLTLREFCRKNDYDAGNISKIERGLMPPPQGKELREKYAKALGLKKGTKEWLTFQDYAAVYSGRVPSDLLSEEEIVRKLPLLFRTIRDSQLDELQLRELIDTLRKEMA from the coding sequence ATGAAACAAAGAGGTTTTGGGGAATATGTAAAAAAGAAAAGGATAAAACTCGGGTTAACGCTAAGAGAATTTTGTAGAAAAAATGACTACGATGCCGGCAATATCAGCAAAATTGAGCGAGGTTTAATGCCTCCCCCTCAAGGAAAGGAATTAAGAGAAAAATATGCGAAGGCCTTAGGTCTAAAGAAGGGAACAAAAGAGTGGTTGACTTTTCAGGATTATGCAGCGGTTTATTCCGGAAGAGTGCCATCTGATCTTCTTAGCGAAGAGGAAATTGTAAGGAAACTTCCTCTCTTATTTAGGACAATCAGAGATTCGCAATTGGACGAACTGCAGCTTAGAGAGTTAATTGATACCCTTCGAAAGGAGATGGCATGA
- a CDS encoding patatin-like phospholipase family protein, which produces MPKTALVLSGGGAKGAFQFAAEKYAREVKGYKWDLIAGVSVGALNGVMLAMEKYGRLEEIWKNISNEQVYTGRMNFWAIVKLLFGSDSVYGNKPLKELIDREVQPDLIKTELRLGAVSLWTGEYKLFTSKDPVFGPKLSEIVLASTIMPIIWEPLALTDKYREMVDGGLRNISPLGDVLDAEPEEVVVINCNPGTPAVQEKPFKNILEIGRRSLDIALNEIFVTDIREFLRVNKNVKEAAAHNCVLHNEQGKPFKYYECKIIQPEVPLGDTLDFSADSIRRSMDAGWGQAQKVLG; this is translated from the coding sequence ATGCCAAAAACCGCACTGGTGCTTTCCGGAGGGGGGGCCAAGGGGGCGTTTCAATTCGCCGCCGAAAAATACGCCCGGGAGGTGAAAGGGTACAAATGGGATTTGATTGCCGGGGTGTCCGTCGGCGCCTTAAACGGGGTGATGCTGGCGATGGAGAAATACGGGCGGCTGGAAGAAATCTGGAAAAACATTTCCAACGAGCAGGTTTATACCGGCAGGATGAATTTTTGGGCTATCGTGAAACTGCTTTTCGGCTCGGACTCGGTGTATGGCAACAAGCCCTTGAAGGAGCTGATTGACCGGGAGGTGCAGCCGGATTTAATCAAGACCGAACTGCGCTTGGGGGCGGTTTCGCTCTGGACGGGGGAGTACAAGCTGTTTACTTCAAAGGACCCGGTATTCGGGCCGAAGCTTTCCGAAATCGTTTTGGCCTCCACGATAATGCCGATTATCTGGGAGCCCTTGGCGCTGACGGACAAATATCGGGAGATGGTGGACGGGGGGCTACGGAACATCAGTCCGCTCGGGGACGTTTTGGACGCCGAACCGGAGGAGGTGGTGGTCATCAACTGCAACCCGGGAACGCCTGCCGTGCAGGAAAAGCCGTTCAAGAATATTCTGGAAATCGGCAGGCGGTCGTTGGATATTGCCCTGAACGAGATTTTTGTGACCGACATCCGGGAGTTTTTGCGGGTGAATAAAAACGTCAAGGAGGCGGCGGCGCACAATTGTGTTTTGCACAACGAGCAGGGAAAACCGTTCAAATATTACGAGTGCAAAATCATCCAGCCGGAAGTTCCGCTCGGCGATACGTTGGATTTTTCGGCCGATTCCATCCGCCGCTCGATGGATGCGGGGTGGGGGCAGGCGCAGAAGGTCTTGGGGTAG
- a CDS encoding ImmA/IrrE family metallo-endopeptidase: MKLDVPYLTYQDIGRKTQEFLSLYHPSLSIPVPIEQIIEFDLEMNIIPLPNLYRQFSINGFLTSDFEEIYVDEIQFSKYNEKYRFTLAHELGHFVLHKDSFKDVSVTSLQEYVGWHKMADNDDIGWFETHGNWFAEQLLVPSQQLVAVYESVIKKHKKLFAKLPKVPPDVWSYLSNEICLNFQVSPAVIECRMRREGITSEASFITLSQGL, from the coding sequence ATGAAACTCGATGTGCCTTATCTGACGTACCAAGACATTGGTAGGAAAACTCAAGAATTTTTATCACTCTACCATCCGTCCCTTAGCATCCCCGTTCCAATAGAACAAATCATTGAATTTGATTTGGAAATGAATATCATTCCTCTTCCAAATCTGTATCGGCAATTTAGCATTAACGGATTTCTTACAAGCGATTTTGAAGAAATTTACGTTGATGAAATCCAATTCAGCAAGTATAACGAAAAATATCGTTTTACTTTGGCCCACGAATTGGGGCATTTTGTTCTCCATAAGGATTCATTTAAAGATGTTTCCGTCACGTCCCTACAGGAATACGTCGGATGGCATAAAATGGCGGATAACGATGATATAGGATGGTTTGAGACGCATGGGAATTGGTTTGCAGAGCAATTGTTGGTTCCTAGTCAGCAGTTAGTCGCAGTCTATGAGTCGGTTATAAAAAAACACAAAAAGCTTTTTGCTAAATTACCTAAGGTTCCGCCAGATGTTTGGTCGTATTTGTCAAATGAAATTTGCTTGAATTTTCAGGTTAGTCCAGCTGTAATCGAGTGCAGAATGAGAAGGGAGGGTATCACAAGCGAGGCCTCGTTTATTACTTTATCTCAAGGGTTATAG
- a CDS encoding DUF5343 domain-containing protein, whose protein sequence is MPLMNSYLVTTKNLEAFFNAILSAKAPEVFSNRFLQQLEFKSTNDRLFIGLLKGLGFLDETSKPTARYFDFLDQTRSKVVLAEAISEAYDDLFQVNKKAHELSANEVKNKLKTLTQGQKSDLVLTLMANTFRALCDWADWSTTSATKPSVPTELDAKKTPKTKVEIPDSSGKGTSPQLHYNIQIHLPESRDPAVYDAIFRSLREHLL, encoded by the coding sequence ATGCCTTTAATGAATTCTTATTTGGTTACAACAAAGAACTTGGAGGCTTTCTTCAATGCAATTTTATCGGCAAAGGCCCCGGAGGTATTCTCAAATAGATTCTTACAACAATTGGAATTCAAAAGTACAAACGACAGACTATTCATCGGGCTCCTCAAAGGACTCGGGTTCTTGGACGAAACTTCCAAACCGACAGCTCGGTATTTTGACTTTTTAGACCAAACCCGTTCGAAGGTAGTTTTGGCCGAAGCAATATCGGAAGCCTATGACGATCTATTCCAGGTTAACAAAAAAGCTCACGAACTTTCAGCTAATGAAGTGAAGAACAAATTAAAAACATTAACACAAGGTCAAAAATCGGATCTCGTTTTAACTCTGATGGCCAATACTTTCAGAGCGTTGTGTGATTGGGCCGATTGGAGTACTACGAGCGCGACTAAACCATCAGTTCCTACAGAACTGGATGCCAAGAAAACACCAAAGACAAAAGTTGAAATTCCTGACTCTTCTGGAAAGGGAACTTCTCCCCAATTGCATTACAACATTCAAATTCATCTTCCAGAATCCCGTGACCCAGCGGTTTATGATGCGATATTTCGCAGCCTTAGAGAACATTTATTATAG